The nucleotide sequence CTTACGGGCACGACCAACCAACAGCTGGTCTTCTTCAGAAAGCTCATCCATACCCAAAATAGCGATGATATCCTGCAATTCTTTATATTTCTGCAAGGAAACCTGCACGCCACGTGCGGTCTCATAATGCTCCTCACCAACCACATTGGGATCAAGAATACGGGAGGTAGAGTCCAGCGGATCAACCGCAGGATAAATACCCAGCTCAGCAATCTGACGGGAAAGAACAACGGTACCGTCCAAATGGGCAAAGGTGGTTGCCGGGGCCGGGTCGGTCAAATCGTCCGCAGGCACGTAGACGCACTGGACTGCAGTAATGGACCCTTTGGTGGTGGAGGTAATACGCTCCTGCAGGGCACCGAGGTCGGTGGCCAGGGTCGGCTGGTAGCCAACCGCAGAAGGAATACGCCCTAACAGCGCGGATATCTCGGCACCGGCCTGGGTGAAACGAAAGATATTATCAACAAAAAAGAGCACGTCCTGCCCTTCTTCATCACGGAAGTACTCAGCAGCGGTCAGACCGGTCAGGGCCACACGGGCACGCGCTCCCGGAGGCTCAGTCATCTGTCCGTAGACCAGGGCAGCCTTAGGCAGAACACCGGACTCCTTCATCTCCATGTAGAGGTCGTTGCCCTCACGGGTCCGCTCACCAACACCACAGAACACAGAAATACCACCGTGCTGCATAGCAATGTTGTTGACCATCTCCATCATGATAACGGTCTTGCCACAACCGGCACCGCCGAATAACCCCATCTTACCACCACGGGGGAAAGGCACCAGCAGGTCAATAACCTTGATACCGGTCTCCAATACGTTGACCTCAGTATCCTGCTCAGTAAACTTCGGGGCCGGACGATGGATGGGCATGGTCTTGGAGGCATCAATATCACCAAGTCCGTCCACAGGACGCCCAACCACGTTCATGATCCGCCCAAGGGCTGGCGCGCCAACCGGAATAGAGATGGGCTCTCCGGCATCACGACAGGCCATACCGCGCACCAGACCGTCTGTCTGGTCCATGGCGATACAACGTACCACGTTATCACCGAGATGCAATGCGACCTCAATAACCAGATTTTCCTCTGTATCATCAATCCCCGGATTGGTGACAAACAGGGCATTCATAATCTCAGGCAGTTCATCCGCCTTAAACTCAACATCAACAACAGGTCCGAT is from Candidatus Electrothrix sp. GW3-4 and encodes:
- the atpD gene encoding F0F1 ATP synthase subunit beta — its product is MGESRVGRIIQVIGPVVDVEFKADELPEIMNALFVTNPGIDDTEENLVIEVALHLGDNVVRCIAMDQTDGLVRGMACRDAGEPISIPVGAPALGRIMNVVGRPVDGLGDIDASKTMPIHRPAPKFTEQDTEVNVLETGIKVIDLLVPFPRGGKMGLFGGAGCGKTVIMMEMVNNIAMQHGGISVFCGVGERTREGNDLYMEMKESGVLPKAALVYGQMTEPPGARARVALTGLTAAEYFRDEEGQDVLFFVDNIFRFTQAGAEISALLGRIPSAVGYQPTLATDLGALQERITSTTKGSITAVQCVYVPADDLTDPAPATTFAHLDGTVVLSRQIAELGIYPAVDPLDSTSRILDPNVVGEEHYETARGVQVSLQKYKELQDIIAILGMDELSEEDQLLVGRARKIQRFLSQPFHVAEVFTGMDGKYCKVEDTVRGFKEILDGKHDELSENAFYMVGTIEEALDKAAAEKAKA